The region GGGCCGGAACAGATCTTCGTGGAGACCGGCGGGAAAACGCTGCGCTGGGACCAGCATTTCACAGACCGCGAACATATGGAGCGTATCATATCGAAGTTAATTGGAGTGTCCAAGATGCGCCTAACACCGAAGGTTCCGATGGTGAATGCCCGGACGGTGGAAGGGTACCGGGTAAATGCCACACATGCGGAAATCTCGCCCTATGAGCTGCCTGCTTTTGTCATCCGTAAATTCAGCAAAAAAAGTCTTACTCCCGCCATGATGATTCATGAACAAAGCTTCTCTGTCAATATGTTTCGGCTGCTCTCTCTGATTCCCAAGGCAGATCAGTCATGGATTACTGTAGGGCCAACCGGCAGCGGTAAAACGACGCTGAATGAGGTGTTAGTGAAGCAGATTCATCCGCTCTCCCGGATCATAACGATTGAGAATCCTTCCGAGATGCGGCTGCACCGCCGGGAAGGGGGAGAATTTGGCCCCATCATCAATGATGTGCTGCAGTACGAATCCGTGCCTGAAGAGGATGATGCCAGTCCGGCTACGATGGAGAACCTGCTGATTAATGCGATGCGGCAGTCTCCGCATTGGATCGGACCGGGCGAGCTGAGGACCCCGGGTGAATTCGCGACTGCGCTGCGGGCGGCACAGACGGGGCATTACTTCTTCACCACACTTCATGCCGAAGGGGATGAGGAGGCGATCTACCGCTTCCTGACTGCCTATCTGATGGTGTCGAATGAACCGGCTGAGCTTGCCTTGCGCAACATCTGCAGTGCAGTCAAATTCGTAATCTACCAGGAGAAGCTGGCTGACGGAACCCGCAAGGTCACTTCGATATCTGAGATTCTGGGGTCAGAAGGGTTGAAGCCGCTGATCAATCCGATTTATAAGTTCATCTATGATGATGTGGTGGAGGAGGCGGGCGGCACAAGGGTGGTCCAAATTATCGGGCGGCACAAGCGGGTGGGCAAGCTATCCCTGCGTGCCCAAGAATCTATGCTCAAGGCCGGCATTAAGCGCAGCCGGTTTGAATTCCTCACCCGGGAGCCCCTCGAGGACGAAACGGAGGGTTATGCATTCGATGAATGTGAACTTACTCATTAGTCTGCTGCTCGGCGTTGCGGCCTTCGTGCTGTTCAATACAATGTTTCAGGTCCGCTTCTTCGAGGGTTCTCTTCACCGTCTATTAGATCTGCTGGATACGGTGGCTGACCATCTTGGTAAATACAATACCAAGCGTTACGTTTCCCGGATTAAGCGGGAGCGTATCGTCAAGCGGAAGGAGAGCCCGATCGCGAAATACAACCGGCTGGTGGAAGGGCTGATTCTGGATTTCAACCTCCCGGTTACCTTGGAGAGCTTCACTTCTCTGCTCTGCATTTCTTTCGCGCTGGTAGCCGTGGTCATTGTGTTCTTCATGAATAGCGTAACGTTGTCGGTAGTCGTGACCATCTCCATTTTTGTCGGTCTGATGACCTGGTTCGTGATGCAGTCCAAGATTATACGGGCCCAGGATATCGAAAATATTATGGACGCAGAGGATCTGATCTGTCCGCTGGCACGGGACGGTGTGCTGGTCGCGATCAAGAAGGTGATGGAGAGTGACGAATACATCAGCCCTAACATCCGGGTCTATCTCCGGCAGTTCATAGATAACTGCGAGAATAACGGATACAGCTTCAGGCAGGCCATCACCCTGCTGAACCGTCAGCTCGGTCCTAAGTTCGATGATTTTACCAAGAAAGCGATTGTGTTTGAATATAACGAACGCAAGGGAATGGCCGACATCTTCCTGGATATTGTAGATGAGAATGCGGTGCTGAGGGAGATCAATGCGCGTAAGGAGACGATTTTCCGCAAAATGAACCGTGACTTCCTGATGAAGACCGTCATCGTATTGCTATTCTTTATCTACGCCTTATCCATTGACGGATTTCGCGAGTTCATGCTGTACACGCAGGCCGGGAAGCTGATTAACACGATGATGATCTGTGTAATCTGTCTGAGCTTCGCCCGTACCCAGGCGCTCCAGGGTAACCTTGGGGGAGGAAGTGACCGTAAATGATCTTTATCGCCAAGGTGTGTGCCTTAACGTCCATTCTGTACTTGATCAAGCTGTTTCTCTTGCCCATGTTGAAGCCGGTCAGCGGACGAAAGAAGAAGCGCGCACGCCGGTTCATGAACGAACGAAAAAGCACGCAGCTGAAGCAGCGGGTAGCATTGTACAAAAAGAATTTTGCCCTGAAATATATGACAGGATTTGTGGGCACAGCTGACCGCATCCGCTTCCGCAAGATGATAGATCGGCTGGAGCTGCTGGTCCGGCCGGAGGAGATTCGGTTAAATCAATTGCTCTATGCCTCGGGCGGAATGCTGCTGACCCTTGTGCTGGGCAGTGCCAACCGGCTGCTCGGCTGTGTGACCGCCATCTTCATTCTGCTGGGCTGGATCTATCCGGTGAAGAGCCTTGAAGAACAGATCGAGAAGAAGAACCGCAATATCTCGCTTGATTTTCCTGCCTTTTACAGCATGGTCTACTACCAGTACTCCAAATCCATCAATATCTATCTGGCAGATGTGATCCGGGATTACCTGCCTCA is a window of Paenibacillus sp. FSL H3-0469 DNA encoding:
- a CDS encoding ATPase, T2SS/T4P/T4SS family; the protein is MLTRAKVSEMQQKFSHHSTQEEDMDALKNKYTTISFEEALELCQKYISKAATNAFRRERDPIRKREMTQGYIMEFVDSQKPSVEGYGGLQSLKNALINEITHYGPITEAMEDPQIDEIRANGPEQIFVETGGKTLRWDQHFTDREHMERIISKLIGVSKMRLTPKVPMVNARTVEGYRVNATHAEISPYELPAFVIRKFSKKSLTPAMMIHEQSFSVNMFRLLSLIPKADQSWITVGPTGSGKTTLNEVLVKQIHPLSRIITIENPSEMRLHRREGGEFGPIINDVLQYESVPEEDDASPATMENLLINAMRQSPHWIGPGELRTPGEFATALRAAQTGHYFFTTLHAEGDEEAIYRFLTAYLMVSNEPAELALRNICSAVKFVIYQEKLADGTRKVTSISEILGSEGLKPLINPIYKFIYDDVVEEAGGTRVVQIIGRHKRVGKLSLRAQESMLKAGIKRSRFEFLTREPLEDETEGYAFDECELTH